Proteins encoded in a region of the Diospyros lotus cultivar Yz01 chromosome 9, ASM1463336v1, whole genome shotgun sequence genome:
- the LOC127810278 gene encoding meiosis-specific protein ASY1 → MVVEQRVKESEITEQDSLLLTRNLLRIAIFNISYIRGLFPEKYFNDKSVPALEMKIKKLMPMDAESRRLIDWMEKGVYDALQKKYLRTLLFCVCETVDGPMIEEYAFSFSYSNSDSQEVSMNINRTGNKKQGGTFKCASTTEVTPNQMRSSACKMVRTLIQLMRTLDRMPEERTILMKLLYYDDVTPADYEPPFFRSFTEQEVHNPWTKNPLRMEVGNVNSKHFVLALKVKSVLDPCEDENDDIQDDDLSLGADSARRDQHSDSDSEVSHSPEDNYIVAPIDKKHAHDDCALIDEDGTQDPMEDEQQLGRVKDWINCHHLDIIELTDILSNFPDISVVLIEEIIDNLVNEGILSKSGTDSYTINKKKKFDYGFDAVKEEMDAQDGKKTQQVMDEDPMYMKALYHALPMNYISVAKLQSKLEGEVSQTTARKLINKMIHDGFLEAKSNRRLGKRVIHSHLTQKKLVEVKKALDIDTMDVDADESHNKSRNVEHQKLESNQKDMSTCGFLHSIGSDLTRTRGKTHQNGSMRTDQTVSNAADHRNTPTSRAEPVASRESFVPGNENGRANGHANHFDEFDTVICSRSTQEKQSRKASTVKEPILQYTKRQKSQAV, encoded by the exons ATG GTTGTCGAACAAAGGGTGAAGGAATCTGAGATCACTGAGCAGGATTCGCTTCTGCTG ACAAGGAACCTGCTTCGCATTGCCATTTTCAACATTAGTTACATCAGAGGTCTTTTTCCCGAGAAATATTTCAATGATAAGTCTGTTCCTGCATTAG AGATGAAAATCAAGAAGCTCATGCCAATGGATGCAGAGTCACGCAGACTGATAGATTGGATGGAGAAAG GTGTTTATGATGCACTGCAGAAAAAGTACCTGAGGACGTTGTTGTTCTGTGTTTGTGAAACAGTTGATGGTCCAATGATTGAGGAATATGCAT TTTCTTTCAGTTACAGTAATTCTGACAGCCAAGAGGTTTCAATGAATATCAATCGCACTGGAAACAAGAAGCAAGGGGGAACATTCAAGTGCGCATCCACAACTGAAGTTACTCCAAATCAAATGCG GAGTTCTGCTTGCAAAATGGTCCGCACGCTGATTCAATTGATGAGAACGCTGGATAGAATGCCAGAAGAG CGCACTATTTTGATGAAACTCCTCTATTACGATGATGTTACG CCTGCGGATTATGAGCCACCATTCTTCAGAAGCTTCACAGAACAAGAAGTTCACAATCCATGGACAAAAAATCCACTGAGAATGGAGGTTGGAAATGTCAACAGCAAGCATTTTGTATTAGCTCTCAAG GTTAAGAGTGTGCTTGATCCTTGTGAGGATGAAAATGATGACATTCAAGATGATGATTTGAGCTTGGGAGCTGATTCTGCGCGAAGGGATCAGCATTCTGATTCTGACAGTGAG GTCAGCCATTCACCCGAAGACAATTACATAGTCGCACCAATAG ATAAGAAGCATGCCCATGATGACTGCGCCCTGATTGACGAAG ATGGTACTCAAGATCCAATGGAAGATGAACAACAATTAGGCCGCGTAAAGGACTGGATCAACTGTCACCACCTTGACATCATTGAGCTTACTGAtattctctcaaattttcctGACATTTCAGTG GTTTTAATAGAAG AAATTATTGACAATCTAGTCAATGAAGGTATTCTATCTAAAAGTGGAACTGACAGTTACACCATTAACAAGAAAAAG AAGTTTGACTATGGATTTGACGctgtaaaagaagaaatggatgcCCAAGATGGCAAGAAAACTCAGCAGGTTATGGATGAAGATCCCATGTATATGAAG GCCTTGTATCATGCTCTTCCAATGAACTATATTAGTGTAGCAAAGCTTCAGAGCAAGCTTGAAGGAGAAGTCAGCCAAACTACAGCACGCAagctaattaataaaatgatacatGATGGGTTTCTTGAAGCCAAAAGCAATAGGAGGCTAG GCAAACGTGTGATTCATTCCCACCTGACTCAGAAAAAGCTGGTGGAAGTCAAGAAAGCCTTGGACATTGATACCATG GATGTGGATGCTGATGAATCGCATAACAAGTCCAGAAATGTTGAACATCAGAAACTGG AGAGCAACCAAAAGGACATGTCGACATGTGGCTTTCTCCACTCGATTGGATCAGATCTCACTCGTACTAGAGGTAAAACACATCAAAATGGCTCCATGAGGACTGATCAGACTGTTTCAAATGCAGCGGATCACAGAAACACCCCGACAAGCAGAGCTGAG CCAGTAGCATCAAGAGAGAGTTTTGTCCCAGGTAATGAGAATGGCAGAGCAAACGGACATGCCAATCATTTTGATGAGTTTGACACGGTTATATGTAGTAGATCCACGCAAGAGAAGCAATCTAGGAAAGCAAGCACG GTTAAGGAGCCCATTCTTCAGTACACGAAGCGCCAGAAATCTCAAGCTGTCTAA